A genomic region of Limnohabitans curvus contains the following coding sequences:
- a CDS encoding protein adenylyltransferase SelO translates to MFNRPMTPTASLPWLNASFDTGFASLGVEFATPTEPTPLPAAHWVGCNEALRAELGLPPDVWQQQEALDLFTGNALPAARTTYASVYSGHQFGQWAGQLGDGRALNLGAIQTPAGLQELQLKGAGPTPYSRRGDGRAVLRSSIREFLASEAMHGLGIPTTRALCVTGSPAHVRREEVETAAVVTRVAPSFVRFGHFEHFASNGQIDELRALADHVVIAHFPALQDKQGAERYTALLHEVTQRTAALMAQWQAVGFCHGVMNTDNMSVLGLTLDYGPFQYLDGFDANHICNHSDHQGRYAYARQPQIAYWNLFCLGQALMPLIDEQAPALAALESYKQAFPEAMDQRMRSKLGLTDTHEGDRALVEDLLKAMQQDRVDYTVFWRRLSVAVRESAHSAHAFEPVRDLFLLREVFDAWCTRYLERLGQTPRQAAGDTMLRTNPKYILRNHLGELAIRQAKAGNFAMVQDLLQVLHAPFDEHPTYEAWASLAPEWASSIEISCSS, encoded by the coding sequence ATGTTTAACCGCCCCATGACTCCGACTGCCAGCTTGCCATGGCTCAATGCGTCTTTTGATACGGGCTTTGCCTCTTTGGGGGTTGAGTTCGCCACACCCACCGAACCCACGCCTTTGCCAGCCGCGCATTGGGTGGGTTGCAACGAGGCGTTGCGGGCCGAGCTGGGTTTGCCACCAGACGTTTGGCAACAGCAAGAGGCGCTGGATTTGTTCACAGGTAACGCGCTGCCAGCCGCTCGCACCACCTACGCCAGCGTTTACAGCGGCCACCAGTTTGGCCAATGGGCAGGCCAGCTGGGCGATGGCCGCGCGTTGAACCTGGGTGCGATTCAAACGCCTGCAGGCTTGCAAGAGCTACAACTCAAAGGCGCAGGTCCCACGCCCTACTCTCGCCGTGGCGATGGCCGCGCCGTGTTGCGCTCCAGCATTCGCGAGTTTTTGGCCAGCGAGGCCATGCATGGCTTGGGCATTCCCACCACGCGGGCCTTGTGCGTCACGGGCTCGCCCGCCCATGTGCGGCGTGAAGAGGTCGAAACCGCCGCCGTGGTCACCCGCGTGGCGCCTAGTTTTGTGCGCTTTGGCCACTTTGAGCATTTCGCGTCCAACGGCCAAATCGATGAGCTGCGCGCCTTGGCTGACCATGTCGTCATCGCGCATTTCCCTGCGTTGCAAGACAAGCAAGGGGCCGAGCGCTACACCGCCTTGTTGCACGAAGTCACTCAACGCACCGCCGCTTTGATGGCGCAATGGCAAGCCGTGGGCTTTTGCCATGGTGTGATGAACACCGACAACATGAGCGTGCTCGGCCTAACGCTCGACTACGGCCCGTTCCAGTACTTAGATGGCTTTGACGCCAACCACATTTGCAACCATTCAGACCACCAAGGCCGTTATGCCTATGCACGTCAACCGCAAATTGCGTACTGGAACTTGTTTTGCCTAGGTCAAGCCTTGATGCCGCTCATCGACGAGCAAGCCCCCGCTTTGGCCGCATTAGAGAGTTACAAGCAAGCCTTCCCCGAAGCCATGGACCAGCGCATGCGCAGCAAGTTGGGCCTGACCGACACACACGAGGGCGACCGCGCTTTGGTGGAAGACCTGCTGAAAGCCATGCAACAAGACCGTGTGGACTACACCGTGTTTTGGCGACGCTTGAGCGTGGCCGTGCGCGAGTCGGCCCACAGTGCGCACGCCTTTGAGCCTGTGCGCGACTTGTTCCTGCTCCGCGAGGTGTTTGACGCGTGGTGTACGCGCTACCTAGAGCGCTTAGGCCAAACCCCCCGCCAAGCCGCGGGTGACACCATGCTGCGCACCAACCCCAAATACATCTTGCGTAACCACTTGGGCGAGCTGGCCATTCGCCAAGCCAAAGCCGGCAACTTTGCGATGGTGCAAGACTTGTTGCAAGTGCTGCATGCGCCCTTTGACGAACACCCCACTTACGAAGCTTGGGCTAGCCTTGCGCCAGAATGGGCTTCATCCATTGAAATCAGCTGCTCCTCATGA
- the msrB gene encoding peptide-methionine (R)-S-oxide reductase MsrB: MTIQKTEQEWRDLLAAKNAEPVAYEVTRKAATERPFTGKYEAHWAPGSYHCMCCDAKLFDASTKFDAGCGWPSFHTAASEDAIAEHRDISHGMVRVETVCSQCGAHLGHVFNDGPAPTGLRYCMNSASLDFVPNK, from the coding sequence ATGACGATTCAAAAAACAGAACAAGAATGGCGCGACCTGCTGGCCGCCAAAAACGCCGAACCTGTGGCCTACGAAGTGACGCGTAAAGCAGCCACCGAGCGCCCGTTCACCGGCAAATACGAAGCCCATTGGGCACCAGGCAGCTACCACTGCATGTGTTGCGATGCCAAACTGTTCGATGCGTCCACCAAGTTTGACGCGGGTTGTGGCTGGCCCAGCTTTCACACCGCGGCCAGCGAAGATGCCATTGCCGAGCACCGCGACATCAGCCACGGCATGGTGCGCGTGGAAACCGTGTGCAGCCAATGTGGCGCGCACCTCGGGCATGTGTTCAACGACGGCCCTGCCCCCACAGGCCTGCGCTATTGCATGAACTCGGCTTCGTTAGACTTCGTGCCAAACAAATAA
- a CDS encoding septation protein A yields the protein MKLLLDFFPIILFFVTFKAWGIMAATAVAIAATLAQIGYLRYKKGFVEPMQWVSLGVIVVFGGATLLTQDETFIKWKPTVLYWLMGSALWGGYYVFKRNFLKQLMGAQVELPEHAWGVLLHSWACFFAVMGCLNIWVANHFDTDTWVSFKLFGGLGLMLVFVVLQGIYMSRFVKEQPEDQV from the coding sequence ATGAAATTACTGCTCGACTTCTTTCCCATCATCTTGTTTTTTGTCACCTTCAAAGCGTGGGGCATCATGGCCGCCACCGCCGTGGCCATCGCTGCCACCTTGGCTCAAATTGGCTATTTGCGTTACAAAAAAGGCTTTGTTGAGCCCATGCAATGGGTCAGTCTGGGCGTCATCGTGGTGTTTGGTGGTGCCACGCTGCTCACCCAAGACGAAACCTTCATCAAGTGGAAGCCCACCGTGCTGTACTGGTTGATGGGCAGCGCCTTGTGGGGCGGGTATTACGTGTTCAAACGCAATTTCCTGAAGCAACTCATGGGCGCTCAGGTGGAGCTGCCCGAACACGCGTGGGGCGTGTTGCTGCACAGCTGGGCGTGCTTCTTTGCGGTCATGGGTTGTCTCAACATTTGGGTGGCCAACCACTTTGACACCGACACCTGGGTGAGCTTCAAACTCTTTGGTGGTTTGGGCTTGATGTTGGTGTTTGTGGTGCTGCAAGGCATCTACATGAGCCGCTTCGTCAAAGAGCAGCCAGAGGACCAAGTGTGA
- a CDS encoding BolA family protein, whose product MNITAQALTQRLQERLNPVFVEVLDESAAHAGHVGANETGFGTHFRVRIQSPLFTAKSRVARHRLVYDALQEYIDQGLHALAIEVIETP is encoded by the coding sequence GTGAATATCACAGCACAGGCGCTGACACAGCGTTTACAAGAACGCTTAAACCCCGTTTTTGTCGAAGTTTTAGACGAAAGCGCTGCCCATGCGGGCCATGTAGGCGCCAACGAGACAGGCTTCGGTACCCATTTTCGGGTACGCATCCAGAGCCCACTTTTTACAGCCAAATCACGCGTGGCAAGGCATCGCCTTGTGTATGATGCGTTGCAAGAATATATAGATCAAGGCTTGCATGCCTTGGCCATTGAAGTCATAGAAACCCCCTGA
- a CDS encoding peptidylprolyl isomerase — protein sequence MKKQMIWTAVAAAAFACLSMGANAQNIAIVNGKAVPTARAEALAQQVARSGRPITPDVEAQIKEEVIAREIFMQEAQKRGLDATPEYKAQIELARQTILIRELFAEFQKTSAVTDADVQAEYDKFVAANGGKEYRARHILVETPAQAEAILASLKKGGKFEDIAKKQSKDPGSGANGGDLDWAAPGNYVKEFSEAMVALKKGEVSAPVQSQFGFHIIRLDDVREAQLPKLEDVKPQIVQQMTQQRMAAFQQELRAKAKVE from the coding sequence ATGAAAAAACAAATGATTTGGACCGCTGTTGCAGCCGCTGCGTTCGCTTGCTTGAGCATGGGCGCTAACGCGCAAAACATCGCCATCGTCAACGGCAAGGCTGTTCCAACGGCCCGCGCTGAAGCATTGGCACAGCAAGTGGCCCGCTCAGGTCGTCCCATCACGCCAGATGTGGAAGCCCAAATCAAAGAAGAAGTCATTGCGCGCGAAATCTTCATGCAAGAAGCGCAAAAGCGCGGCTTGGATGCAACGCCTGAGTACAAAGCTCAAATTGAGCTGGCTCGCCAAACCATTTTGATTCGCGAGTTGTTCGCTGAATTCCAAAAGACGTCGGCTGTGACTGACGCTGATGTGCAAGCCGAATACGACAAATTCGTGGCTGCCAACGGTGGCAAAGAGTACCGCGCTCGCCACATCTTGGTTGAAACCCCCGCACAAGCCGAAGCTATCCTCGCCAGCCTGAAAAAAGGCGGCAAGTTTGAAGACATCGCCAAGAAGCAATCCAAAGACCCAGGTTCAGGTGCCAACGGTGGTGACCTTGATTGGGCGGCACCTGGTAACTACGTCAAAGAATTCTCAGAAGCCATGGTGGCTCTGAAAAAAGGCGAAGTCTCCGCGCCTGTGCAAAGCCAATTTGGTTTCCACATCATCCGTTTGGACGACGTGCGCGAAGCCCAGTTGCCTAAGCTCGAAGACGTGAAGCCACAAATCGTGCAACAAATGACACAACAACGCATGGCCGCTTTCCAACAAGAACTGCGCGCCAAAGCCAAGGTCGAGTAA
- a CDS encoding peptidase U32 family protein — protein MSLLNHQLELLAPARDADIGIAAIHHGADAVYIGAPAFGARASATNTLQDIERLCKEAHRFNSKIFITLNTILRDDELEGARQMAWDVYRAGADVLIVQDMALLEMDLPPIQLHASTQTDIRTPEKARFMQDVGFSQIVLARELTLPQIKAISDVLDAERCNLEFFVHGALCVAYSGQCFISHAHTGRSANRGDCSQACRLPYHVTDAQGRFIAHDKHVLSMKDNNQSENLAALVDAGVRSFKIEGRYKDMAYVKNITGHYRVLMDELMEARQYSTDPERPPLSRASSGNTTLYFTPNPEQNFNREFTDYFVQGRKEDIGAFDSPKNPGIVLGEVMGTGPNWLEVQPYDKATVLHNGDGLCYYDLQKELVGVAINRAEPSPKKGVWRLYPKDPMEGFRDLRAGMVINRNRDMDWVRGLEKNSSERRIGAWVEFTETPQGFELKLTDEDGHTGSATLACHKELAKDAVRNDASLREHLSKFGATVFEVLNLQINISQPWFVPASSLNALRRDAVEQLELARLKAYDRPQRAAAVVPPVSYPEDSLTYLANVFNQKAHDFYAKHGVKVIEAAYESHEELGEASLMITKHCVRFSMSLCPKQAKGVTGVQGTVKAEPLMLINGSEKLTLRFDCKPCEMHVVGKMKKSVLNQRVKEMTETPMTFYKTRPEKTK, from the coding sequence ATGTCCTTGCTCAACCACCAACTCGAACTACTTGCCCCCGCGCGTGATGCCGACATTGGCATTGCCGCCATTCACCACGGCGCAGACGCGGTGTACATCGGTGCCCCCGCCTTTGGTGCGCGAGCCAGTGCCACCAACACGCTGCAAGACATCGAGCGTTTGTGCAAAGAGGCGCACCGCTTCAACAGCAAAATTTTCATCACCCTCAACACCATCTTGCGTGACGACGAGCTAGAAGGCGCACGCCAAATGGCTTGGGACGTGTACCGCGCAGGTGCCGACGTGCTCATCGTGCAAGACATGGCGTTGTTGGAAATGGACCTGCCGCCCATCCAACTGCACGCCAGCACGCAGACCGACATTCGCACACCTGAAAAAGCGCGCTTCATGCAAGACGTGGGCTTCTCGCAAATTGTGTTGGCCCGTGAGCTGACACTGCCGCAAATCAAAGCTATTTCCGACGTGCTCGACGCCGAGCGCTGCAACCTAGAGTTCTTTGTGCACGGCGCGCTGTGTGTGGCCTACAGCGGCCAGTGCTTCATCAGCCATGCCCACACAGGCCGCAGCGCCAACCGTGGCGACTGCAGCCAAGCCTGCCGCCTGCCCTATCACGTGACCGATGCCCAAGGCCGTTTCATCGCGCACGACAAACATGTGCTCTCGATGAAAGACAACAACCAAAGCGAGAACCTCGCTGCCTTGGTCGATGCTGGTGTGCGCAGCTTCAAAATCGAAGGCCGCTACAAAGACATGGCCTATGTGAAAAACATCACCGGCCACTACCGCGTGTTGATGGACGAGCTGATGGAAGCACGTCAATACTCAACCGATCCTGAGCGCCCACCGCTCAGCCGTGCATCGAGTGGCAACACCACGCTGTACTTCACGCCCAACCCCGAACAAAACTTCAACCGTGAATTCACCGACTACTTTGTGCAAGGCCGCAAAGAGGACATTGGCGCGTTTGACTCACCCAAGAACCCAGGCATCGTGCTGGGCGAAGTGATGGGCACTGGCCCGAATTGGCTAGAAGTGCAGCCTTACGACAAGGCCACCGTGCTGCACAACGGCGATGGCCTGTGCTACTACGACCTGCAAAAAGAACTGGTGGGCGTGGCCATCAACCGCGCAGAGCCCAGCCCAAAAAAAGGCGTGTGGCGTTTGTATCCCAAAGACCCGATGGAGGGCTTTCGCGATTTGCGTGCAGGCATGGTCATCAACCGCAACCGCGACATGGATTGGGTGCGCGGCCTAGAGAAAAACTCCAGCGAACGCCGCATCGGCGCATGGGTGGAATTTACTGAAACTCCGCAAGGCTTTGAGCTCAAGCTCACCGATGAAGATGGCCACACAGGCAGCGCCACCCTCGCCTGCCACAAAGAACTCGCCAAAGATGCGGTGCGCAACGATGCCAGCCTGCGCGAACACCTGAGCAAATTCGGCGCAACCGTGTTTGAAGTGCTCAACCTGCAAATCAATATCAGCCAGCCTTGGTTTGTGCCCGCTTCATCGCTCAACGCCTTGCGCCGCGATGCGGTGGAGCAGTTAGAACTCGCGCGTCTCAAAGCCTACGACCGTCCCCAACGCGCTGCAGCGGTAGTGCCGCCTGTGAGCTACCCCGAAGACTCGCTCACCTACTTGGCCAACGTGTTCAACCAAAAGGCGCACGACTTTTATGCCAAACACGGCGTGAAGGTGATTGAAGCCGCATATGAAAGCCACGAAGAGCTAGGCGAAGCCAGCTTGATGATCACCAAACACTGTGTGCGCTTCAGCATGAGCCTGTGTCCTAAGCAGGCTAAGGGCGTCACAGGCGTGCAAGGCACGGTCAAGGCCGAGCCGCTGATGCTGATCAACGGCAGCGAGAAACTGACGCTGCGCTTTGACTGCAAACCCTGCGAAATGCATGTGGTGGGCAAGATGAAGAAGTCGGTGCTCAATCAGCGCGTGAAAGAAATGACGGAAACGCCCATGACGTTTTACAAAACAAGACCTGAAAAAACCAAGTGA
- the purL gene encoding phosphoribosylformylglycinamidine synthase has translation MSLHISIFEGGNALSDFRVQQLLPRLAAISPQIQGLSARFVHLAATEATLDAAQQQTLAALLTYGEPAHAAPAGTLLVVTPRFGTVSPWASKATDIAHNCGLQLKRIERITEFHIQLKDGLLSKATLTPEQLLGVADVLHDRMTESVMRTRDEALGLFTELHPAPMEQVDVLQGGEAALQDANKRWGLALAEDEIAYLVNAFTQLKRNPTDVELMMFAQANSEHCRHKIFNAEFTIDGEAQSHSLFGMIRHTEKTSPQYTVVAYSDNASIMEGHTVERFLATNNGKDLPQYEKVSATNHVLMKVETHNHPTAISPYPGASTGNGGEIRDEGATGRGSKPKAGMSGFTVSKLWDSKLGRPSHMASPLQIMTEGPLGGAAFNNEFGRPNLTGYFREYEQDVAGVTRGYHKPIMIAGGLGVIDSEQTKKIEFPAGSLLIQLGGPGMRIGMGGSAASSMASGTNAAELDFDSVQRGNPEIERRAQEVINHCWAQGAANPILAIHDVGAGGLSNAFPELTNDAGRGARFDLRAVPLEESGLAPKEIWSNESQERYVMAIAPESLEQFKAFCERERCPFAVVGVATEERHLTVANEDAALAHHVSAPSGGSEPHEAGAAVDMPMNVLLGKPPKMHRDVTRVERTSTPMDLTGVSLQEAVINVLSHPTVASKRFLITIGDRAVGGLTHRDQMVGPWQVPVADVAVTLADYQSFAGEAMSMGERTPLASLDAPASGRMAVAEAITNLLAAPFELPRVKLSANWMAACGEPGEDAALYDTVKAVGLELCPALGISIPVGKDSLSMRTQWSENGETKKVTSPVSLIISAFASIADVRGTLTPQLNNTEDTTLVLVQLGEGKRRMAGSILGQVLNQAGDQVPDLDDAQDLVKLVNAVNALRAQGKILAYHDRSDGGLMAAVCEMAFAGQVGVALNVDMLITEGDGIHDSRAEYGDTKNWASQVSARREELTLQALFNEELGVVLQVRTSERNEVMQTLREHGLSKHSHFVGKTRPASAALEHGKGAISVWRDTKEVFTAKLADLHQVWDSVSWKICQQRDNPACADAEHAAAGNPTDPGMHVHLPFGITDNVAAPFINVAAKPKVAVLREQGVNSHIEMAYAFAEAGFDAYDVHMTDLQTGRAKLQDFKGLVACGGFSYGDTLGAGIGWARSITFNPVLSEQMQAFFARTDTFGLGVCNGCQMFAELADIIPGAEHWPRFTTNQSERFEARLSMVEVLESPSLFFAGMAGARLPIAVAHGEGFANFSQRGNAAKALPAMRFVDNHGAATEAYPLNPNGSAGGLTSVTTADGRFTAMMPHPERVFRNVQMSWTDLAASGGVDAFSPWMRMWRNARKWVG, from the coding sequence GTGTCCCTGCACATCAGCATTTTCGAAGGCGGCAACGCCCTCAGCGATTTCCGTGTTCAACAGCTCTTGCCCCGTTTGGCGGCAATTTCCCCGCAAATCCAAGGTCTGAGTGCTCGTTTTGTGCACTTGGCCGCGACCGAGGCCACTTTGGATGCCGCGCAGCAGCAAACATTGGCCGCCTTGCTGACTTACGGCGAGCCCGCACACGCCGCGCCTGCAGGCACCTTGCTGGTAGTCACGCCACGTTTTGGCACGGTGTCGCCATGGGCGTCTAAGGCCACCGACATTGCACACAACTGCGGATTGCAGCTCAAGCGCATAGAGCGCATCACCGAGTTCCACATCCAGCTCAAAGACGGTTTGCTGAGCAAAGCCACGCTCACGCCCGAACAACTGCTGGGCGTGGCCGATGTGTTGCACGACCGCATGACCGAGTCTGTCATGCGCACACGCGACGAGGCGCTGGGTTTGTTCACCGAATTGCACCCCGCGCCTATGGAGCAAGTGGATGTTCTCCAAGGCGGCGAAGCTGCTTTGCAAGACGCCAACAAGCGCTGGGGCTTGGCCTTGGCCGAGGACGAGATTGCGTATTTGGTGAACGCGTTTACCCAACTCAAGCGCAACCCCACCGATGTGGAGCTGATGATGTTCGCGCAAGCCAACAGCGAACACTGCCGCCACAAGATTTTCAATGCCGAGTTCACCATTGACGGCGAAGCGCAATCGCACAGCCTGTTTGGCATGATTCGCCACACCGAAAAAACCAGCCCGCAATACACGGTGGTGGCGTATTCGGACAACGCCTCCATCATGGAAGGCCACACCGTAGAACGCTTTTTGGCCACCAACAATGGCAAAGACCTGCCTCAGTACGAAAAAGTATCCGCCACCAACCATGTGTTGATGAAGGTCGAAACCCACAACCACCCCACCGCCATTTCGCCTTACCCAGGTGCCTCCACCGGCAATGGCGGCGAGATTCGCGATGAGGGCGCAACGGGCCGTGGCTCCAAGCCCAAGGCGGGTATGTCTGGCTTTACCGTGTCTAAGCTGTGGGACAGCAAATTGGGCCGCCCCTCACACATGGCCAGCCCTTTGCAAATCATGACGGAAGGCCCTTTGGGCGGCGCTGCGTTCAACAACGAGTTTGGCCGTCCTAACCTGACCGGCTACTTCCGCGAGTACGAGCAAGACGTGGCAGGCGTGACACGCGGCTACCACAAGCCCATCATGATTGCGGGTGGCTTGGGCGTGATTGACAGCGAACAAACCAAGAAGATCGAATTCCCCGCAGGCAGCTTGTTGATTCAACTCGGCGGCCCCGGCATGCGCATCGGCATGGGTGGCAGCGCCGCCAGCTCGATGGCCAGCGGCACCAACGCGGCTGAACTGGACTTTGACTCGGTGCAACGCGGCAACCCCGAAATTGAGCGCCGTGCGCAAGAGGTGATCAACCATTGCTGGGCGCAAGGTGCGGCTAACCCCATCCTCGCCATTCACGACGTGGGCGCAGGTGGTTTGTCCAACGCATTCCCTGAGCTGACCAACGACGCAGGCCGTGGCGCACGCTTTGATTTGCGCGCTGTGCCGCTCGAAGAATCGGGCTTGGCCCCCAAAGAAATTTGGTCAAACGAAAGCCAAGAGCGCTACGTGATGGCGATTGCGCCAGAGTCACTTGAACAATTCAAAGCCTTCTGCGAGCGCGAGCGTTGCCCGTTTGCGGTGGTGGGTGTGGCGACTGAAGAGCGTCACCTGACCGTTGCCAATGAAGATGCGGCGCTGGCACACCATGTAAGCGCCCCTTCGGGTGGCAGCGAACCACACGAAGCGGGGGCTGCGGTTGACATGCCCATGAACGTGCTGCTGGGCAAACCACCCAAGATGCACCGCGACGTCACACGCGTTGAGCGCACAAGCACCCCCATGGACCTCACAGGTGTGAGCTTGCAAGAAGCTGTCATCAACGTGCTGAGTCACCCCACTGTGGCCAGTAAACGTTTTCTCATCACCATTGGCGACCGTGCCGTGGGTGGCCTGACGCACCGCGACCAAATGGTGGGTCCATGGCAAGTGCCGGTGGCTGACGTGGCCGTGACTTTGGCGGACTACCAAAGCTTCGCTGGCGAAGCCATGAGCATGGGCGAGCGCACACCGCTCGCGTCGCTCGACGCACCCGCCTCTGGCCGCATGGCTGTGGCTGAAGCCATCACGAACTTGTTGGCGGCACCGTTTGAGTTGCCCCGCGTCAAACTCAGCGCCAACTGGATGGCCGCTTGCGGTGAGCCAGGTGAAGACGCGGCCTTGTACGACACCGTCAAAGCTGTGGGCTTGGAGCTGTGCCCCGCCTTGGGCATTTCCATCCCCGTGGGCAAAGACAGTTTGTCCATGCGCACGCAATGGAGCGAAAACGGCGAAACCAAAAAAGTCACCTCGCCAGTGAGCTTGATCATCAGCGCGTTTGCATCCATCGCCGATGTGCGCGGCACGCTCACGCCGCAGCTCAACAACACCGAAGACACTACCTTGGTGTTGGTGCAGTTGGGCGAGGGCAAGCGCCGCATGGCGGGCAGCATCTTGGGCCAAGTGCTGAATCAAGCAGGCGACCAAGTGCCCGACCTCGACGATGCACAAGACTTGGTCAAGCTCGTCAATGCTGTGAACGCTTTGCGCGCACAAGGCAAGATCTTGGCGTACCACGACCGCAGCGACGGTGGCCTGATGGCCGCCGTGTGCGAGATGGCTTTTGCAGGCCAAGTGGGTGTGGCACTGAATGTGGACATGCTCATCACCGAAGGCGACGGCATCCACGACAGCCGCGCTGAGTATGGCGACACCAAAAACTGGGCCTCACAGGTGAGCGCACGTCGTGAAGAGCTGACGTTGCAAGCCTTGTTCAACGAAGAGTTGGGCGTGGTGCTGCAAGTGCGCACGTCTGAGCGCAACGAGGTGATGCAAACCTTGCGTGAGCATGGCCTGTCCAAGCACAGCCACTTTGTGGGCAAAACACGTCCCGCATCGGCTGCGTTGGAGCATGGCAAAGGCGCCATCAGCGTGTGGCGTGACACCAAAGAAGTGTTCACCGCCAAGCTGGCCGACCTGCACCAAGTGTGGGACAGCGTGAGCTGGAAGATTTGCCAACAGCGCGACAACCCCGCGTGTGCTGACGCCGAACACGCCGCAGCGGGCAACCCCACCGACCCCGGCATGCATGTGCATTTGCCCTTCGGTATCACCGACAACGTAGCCGCCCCCTTCATCAACGTGGCCGCCAAACCCAAAGTGGCCGTGCTGCGAGAGCAGGGCGTGAACTCACACATCGAGATGGCCTATGCGTTTGCAGAAGCAGGTTTTGATGCCTACGACGTGCACATGACCGACCTGCAAACCGGTCGCGCTAAGTTGCAAGACTTCAAAGGTTTGGTGGCTTGCGGTGGCTTCAGCTACGGCGACACCTTGGGTGCTGGCATTGGTTGGGCGCGCAGCATCACCTTCAACCCCGTTTTGTCGGAGCAAATGCAGGCATTTTTTGCACGCACCGACACCTTCGGTTTGGGCGTGTGCAACGGCTGCCAAATGTTTGCTGAGTTGGCCGACATCATCCCTGGCGCTGAACACTGGCCGCGCTTCACCACCAACCAAAGCGAGCGCTTTGAAGCGCGTTTGAGCATGGTGGAAGTGTTGGAATCACCGTCACTGTTCTTCGCAGGCATGGCAGGCGCACGCTTGCCGATTGCCGTGGCGCACGGCGAAGGCTTTGCCAACTTCAGCCAACGCGGCAATGCCGCCAAAGCCTTGCCAGCCATGCGCTTTGTGGACAACCACGGTGCAGCGACTGAAGCCTATCCGCTCAACCCCAACGGCAGTGCCGGTGGCTTGACGTCGGTCACCACCGCAGACGGCCGCTTCACCGCCATGATGCCGCACCCCGAGCGTGTGTTCCGCAACGTGCAAATGAGCTGGACCGACTTGGCGGCTTCGGGCGGTGTGGATGCGTTCAGCCCTTGGATGCGCATGTGGCGTAATGCGCGCAAGTGGGTGGGTTAA
- the map gene encoding type I methionyl aminopeptidase, with product MTISIKDAQGAQGMRIAGKLASEVLDFITPHVVPGVTTNQLDKLCYDYITEVQKAIPAPLNYNPSGDNPYPKSICTSINHQVCHGIPNDKPLKKGDTVNIDITVIKDGWHGDTSRMFLVGETSIAAKRLSKLTYEAMWHGIVKVKPGARLGDIGFAIQRFAESHGFSVVREFCGHGIGQVFHEEPQVLHYGKAGTGETLQEGMTFTIEPMINAGKKDIKELGDGWTIVTRDHSLSAQWEHTILVTPTGYEVLTLSEGSPALPDFVTTTCC from the coding sequence ATGACCATTTCCATCAAAGACGCCCAAGGCGCACAAGGCATGCGTATCGCGGGCAAACTGGCCTCCGAAGTTCTCGATTTCATTACCCCGCACGTGGTGCCGGGCGTGACGACCAACCAGCTCGACAAACTGTGCTACGACTACATCACCGAAGTCCAAAAGGCCATTCCCGCCCCGCTGAACTACAACCCCAGCGGTGACAACCCCTACCCCAAATCCATCTGCACCTCGATCAATCATCAGGTGTGCCATGGCATTCCCAATGACAAGCCGCTCAAAAAGGGCGACACGGTCAACATCGACATCACCGTCATCAAAGACGGTTGGCATGGCGACACCAGCCGTATGTTCTTGGTGGGCGAAACGTCTATCGCGGCTAAGCGTTTGTCTAAGTTGACTTACGAAGCCATGTGGCATGGCATCGTCAAGGTCAAGCCTGGCGCACGTTTGGGCGACATTGGTTTTGCGATTCAACGCTTTGCCGAGAGCCACGGCTTTTCGGTGGTACGCGAGTTTTGCGGCCACGGCATTGGCCAGGTGTTCCACGAAGAGCCACAAGTGCTGCACTACGGCAAAGCGGGCACAGGCGAAACACTACAAGAAGGTATGACCTTCACCATCGAGCCCATGATCAACGCGGGCAAGAAAGACATCAAAGAGTTGGGCGACGGCTGGACCATCGTCACGCGCGACCACTCGTTGTCGGCCCAGTGGGAGCACACCATCCTCGTCACGCCCACCGGCTACGAGGTGTTGACCCTCTCTGAAGGCAGCCCTGCCCTGCCCGACTTTGTGACCACCACCTGCTGTTAA